The nucleotide sequence TTTCGTGCATGACAATCTCCTCCTCGTCGAATATGGCGCTTCCTTCACGTCAAATCAGCTTTGAACGCCTGTTGCGCGGGCACCCGCCCCAGAGCGTCTCGTGTATCGGGTCTCATTCACTCATTATAGTCACCGCTGCCACAGAATAGGCGCCGCTTCGAGCGGCACCGATGCTGAATGGAAGCCGGGTATGATCCGCGCGGTAAAATCTTGAGCAGCACGGGTTGAGGGGATCTCTCCGCTATAGAGATAGCTGTCCGCCAGGGCAAGTCTCTCTGTACGCGAAAGTTCATGGCGGATGGGTCCCTCACGGCTCGCGCCATCGGCGTAGAGCTCCACGCGCACCATCTCGGGATCGAGGCAGCCAAGGTAGATCTGAACCTCAAACCGGTGAACGCCCCCGGCGCTCGTTACGCGCACATCTCCAAAGCGTATCTGCGGCCAACCCTTCTCCAGATCGTGGCGCCAATTGGTCAGCTCTACCGCCGCGCGGCCGTTGTCAGCCGCCCGTTTTCGATAGTTCTCTGAAGCAGGGATGTAATACCTGTCTACGTACTCACGGACGGTCCGGTTTGCTGAGAAGCGCGGCGTGAGCCGGGACATGCTCTCCCGTATACGGCTCACCCACGCCACAGGAATACCCGCCGAATTCCGGTCATAGAACTCGGCGACTACCTGGTTCTCGAGTATGTCGTAAAGCCACGCCGCCTCGCGCGCGTCCCAGGAAGGATCGTCCCTGTGGTCGCCTCCGTCTCCCAAAGCCCAGCCCACCTCCGGCGTGTAAGCCTCCTCCCACCATCCGTCAAGTTCGGAGAGGTTTAACCCCCCGTTAACCAATACCTTCATACCGCTTGTGCCGCAGGCCTCCCATGGGCGCTTTGGCGTGTTGATCCACACGTCGATACCCTGCACCAGTTGTCCTGTCAGGAGCATGTCGTAGTCGCTTAAGAAGATGGCCTGTTTCCGAGCATCGCTTCGCCGGACGAAGTGGGTCCATTGCTCAACGAGCGCTCGTCCCGCATGATCGGCCGGATGGGCTTTGCCGGCTACGATCAACTGGACCGGTCGCTCAAGATCGGTGAGCAGGCGGACAAGCCTTTCTTCATCGAAAAGGAGCAGGTTGGGCCGTTTGTAGGTGGTGAACCGGCGCGCGAAACCAAGCGTCAAGGTATCAGGGTCAAAAATACGGCTGGCATGCTCGACCTCATCGGATGCGGCGCCGGCGGCTTCCAATTGTCTGGATAAGCGCCGCCGTACGTACTCTACGAGCGACTGTCTGGCCGACGAGCGGCACTCCCACAGCCTCTCATCCGAAACAGTACGCATATCCTCGCCCAATGTTTTGAGGGTCCCAAGCCAGCGGTCGCTTCCACACGAAGCGGTCCAAAGCGCATCCGTCTCTTCGGATTCCCAACTCGTCATGTGGACCCCGTTTGTCACGTGTCCCACAGGCACTTCCTGTTCCGGCCAGCGGGCAAAGAGTGGCTGGAATATCTTACGGCTCACCTGTCCGTGGAGACGGCTCACCCCATTCACGGCACCGCTTCCCCGCATAGCCAGATAGGCCATGTTGAAGGGCTCTGAAGCGTCATCCGGGTTCTTGCGACCGAGCGCCATGAGGTCACGCAGAGGGATGCCGAGCCTCTTATCGGCGTACCTCGCAAGGTAGGGCTCGATGATCGAAGGGGCAAACCGGTCAAAACCTGCATTCACGGGCG is from Syntrophorhabdaceae bacterium and encodes:
- the glgP gene encoding alpha-glucan family phosphorylase; protein product: MATVGRVLNPIYTFFPAEIEGFDALAELALDMHWYWNHSADELWSELDPALWELTYNPWVILQTASRDRLQQALSDPAFRERLNNLLEKRREEMESAGWFQKEYPKNRLTHVAYFSMEFMLNEALPIYSGGLGNVAGDQLKTASDLGVPVVGVGLLYQQGYFRQIIDKDGVQQELFPYNDPGQLPIMPLREPNGEWLRLELTLPGYSVWLRGWQVQVGRTKLYLLDSNDPANLPDRRGITSELYGGGPELRLKQALVLGIGGWRLLNALGIRPEVCHLNEGHAAFAVLERARAFMEETGQSFEVSLAATRAGNLFTTHTPVNAGFDRFAPSIIEPYLARYADKRLGIPLRDLMALGRKNPDDASEPFNMAYLAMRGSGAVNGVSRLHGQVSRKIFQPLFARWPEQEVPVGHVTNGVHMTSWESEETDALWTASCGSDRWLGTLKTLGEDMRTVSDERLWECRSSARQSLVEYVRRRLSRQLEAAGAASDEVEHASRIFDPDTLTLGFARRFTTYKRPNLLLFDEERLVRLLTDLERPVQLIVAGKAHPADHAGRALVEQWTHFVRRSDARKQAIFLSDYDMLLTGQLVQGIDVWINTPKRPWEACGTSGMKVLVNGGLNLSELDGWWEEAYTPEVGWALGDGGDHRDDPSWDAREAAWLYDILENQVVAEFYDRNSAGIPVAWVSRIRESMSRLTPRFSANRTVREYVDRYYIPASENYRKRAADNGRAAVELTNWRHDLEKGWPQIRFGDVRVTSAGGVHRFEVQIYLGCLDPEMVRVELYADGASREGPIRHELSRTERLALADSYLYSGEIPSTRAAQDFTARIIPGFHSASVPLEAAPILWQR